The Myotis daubentonii chromosome 9, mMyoDau2.1, whole genome shotgun sequence genome has a segment encoding these proteins:
- the FHIP1B gene encoding FHF complex subunit HOOK-interacting protein 1B isoform X3 yields MERMNWLSRLASRGPGHRVPPGASLQTPVVADPETCLMVFKNHWSQVVRILERQGPRVAPGGADDLSAVRNHTYQMLTLLAEDHAVPSAPNAPGPLLEFALREDLLTRVLAWQLQWDELGDGVEERRAEQLKLFEMLVSEARQPLLRHGPVREALLTLLDACGRPVPSSPALDDGLVLLLSQLCVCLAREPSLLEFFLQPPPEPGAAPRLLLFSRLVPFVHREGALGQQARDALLLLMALSAGSPTVGRYIADHSYFCPVLATGLSALYSSLPRKIEVPGDDWHCLRREDWLGVPALALFMSSLEFCNAVIQVAHPLVQKQLVDYIHNGFLVPVMGPALHKLCMVSLSLFRTLLNLSCEDVLLQLVLRYLVPCNHVMLSQKPAVRDVDLYGRAADKFLSLIPRCCRHCAPSPPRPEHASWARGGPSRESGRREDITGPGSPSVDSSSVVTVPRPSTPSRLALFLRQQSLGGSESPAPAPRSPGLASSPASSPGRRASPAEEPGELEDNYLEYLREARRGVDRCVRACRTWSAPYDGEWPPPEPSPVGSRTKKRSLLPEEDKDNVGEGEEEELGSGRLAGGAGEGPGHLPPPQLNGMPGPWPEGAKKVRRVPQEGAGDLPEGTSEGMAGLEGFGQELRDLEVALSNGGASSEPPLEPPLPLEEEEAYASFTCPPEPPCPFLNSPLRTLNPLPSQPFTGPFMAVLFAKLENMLQNSVYVNFLLTGLVAQLACHPQPLLRSFLLNTNMVFQPSVKSLLQVLGSVKNKIESFAASQEDFPALLSKAKKYLIARGKLDWAEGPAAGPAPRRSDSLVKSRRPSLGELLLRHAHSPTRARQAAQLVHQPGRDSAGLGLGGGSPGASTPVLPPRAGATERQGEALRVKNAVYCAVIFPEFLKELAAISQAHAVTSPFLLDTSEEGNVPPVSGFGPLNP; encoded by the exons ATGGAGAGGATGAACTGGCTGAGCAGACTGGCCTCCCGGGGCCCCGGGCACCGTGTACCTCCAGGGGCCAGTCTGCAGACCCCTGTCGTGGCTGACCCTGAGACCTGCCTTATGGTCTTCAAGAATCACTGGTCCCAG GTGGTGCGAATCCTGGAGCGACAAGGCCCTCGGGTAGCTCCTGGGGGTGCGGATGATCTCAGTGCTGTGCGCAACCATACTTACCAGATGTTGACGCTGCTGGCAGAGGATCAtgcagtcccttcagcccccaaTGCCCCTGGGCCCCTGCTGGAGTTTGCTCTGCGCGAGGATCTGCTAACCCGTGTGTTGGCATGGCAGCTTCAGTGGGATGAGCTTGGGGATGGGGTTGAGGAACGGCGGGCTGAGCAACTGAAATTATTTGAGATGCTGGTGAGCGAAGCTCGCCAGCCACTCTTGCGGCATGGTCCAGTTCGTGAGGCTCTGCTGACCTTGCTGGATGCCTGTGGCCGCCCTGTGCCCAGTAGCCCAGCACTGGATGATGGCCTGGTGCTGCTTCTCAgccagctgtgtgtgtgtctggcccGGGAGCCTTCACTGCTTGAGTTCTTCCTGCAGCCACCTCCTGAGCCTGGAGCTGCTCCACGTCTTCTCCTCTTTTCTCGCCTTGTTCCCTTCGTCCATCGAGAGGGCGCCCTGGGCCAGCAGGCCCGAGATGCCCTACTCCTGCTTATGGCCCTGTCAGCTGGGAGCCCCACCGTGGGCCGCTACATCGCAGATCACTCTTACTTCTGCCCG GTGCTGGCCACAGGGCTGAGTGCCCTGTACTCTTCATTGCCCCGAAAGATTGAAGTTCCAGGGGATGACTGGCACTGTCTGCGACGGGAGGACTGGCTGGGAGTGCCAGCCCTTGCACTCTTCATGAGTTCCCTAGAGTTCTGCAATGCAGTCATTCAG GTGGCTCACCCTCTGGTGCAGAAGCAGCTGGTTGATTATATCCATAATGGGTTCCTGGTACCTGtcatgggccctgccctgcacAAG cTCTGCATGGTCTCTCTCAGTCTCTTCAGGACCCTACTGAACCTCAGCTGTGAGGATGTCCTGCTGCAGCTGGTTCTCAGGTAC CTTGTCCCATGTAACCATGTGATGTTGAGCCAGAAGCCAGCTGTGCGTGATGTGGATCTATATGGACGAGCAGCAGACAAGTTTCTCTCCCTAATCCCACGCTGTTGTCGGCACTGTGCCCCCAGCCCACCCCGTCCAGAGCATGCCTCGTGGGCACGAGGTGGGCCTAGCAGAGAGtcagggagaagggaggacatCACGG GCCCTGGAAGCCCAAGTGTTGACTCCTCTTCTGTGGTGACCGTACCCCGGCCCTCTACACCATCTCGTCTGGCCCTCTTCCTGCGACAGCAGAGTTTAGGTGGCTCCgagtccccagccccagcccctcgctCACCAGGGCTTGCTTCATCCCCCGCCTCCAGCCCTGGCCGAAGGGCAAGCCCTGCAGAGGAGCCTGGTGAACTGGAAGACAATTACCTGGAGTATCTGCGTGAGGCGCGCCGTGGTGTGGACCGCTGTGTCCGAGCTTGCCGTACCTGGTCTGCTCCCTATGATGGCGAGTGGCCTCCTCCTGAGCCCAGTCCTGTTGGCTCCCGGACTAAGAAACGCAGCTTACTGCCTGAGGAGGACAAGGACAatgtgggagaaggggaggaggaggagctggggagtGGCAGActggctgggggtgcaggggagggccctggccacctgcctcctcctcagcTCAATGGGATGCCAGGACCATGGCCTGAGGGGGCCAAGAAAGTTCGTCGGGTGccgcaggagggagcaggggaccTGCCAGAGGGCACCTCTGAGGGCATGGCAGGACTAGAGGGCTTTGGGCAGGAGCTCCGGGATCTGGAGGTGGCTTTGAGTAATGGGGGGGCCAGCTCAGAgcctcccctagagcctccactacctcttgaggaggaggaggcctacGCAAGCTTCACCTGTCCCCCTGAACCCCCTTGCCCCTTCCTCAACAGCCCTTTGCGGACTCTCAACCCGCTGCCAAGCCAGCCCTTCACTG gccccttCATGGCTGTGCTCTTTGCCAAACTTGAGAACATGCTGCAGAACTCCGTCTATGTCAACTTCCTGCTGACAGGGCTGGTGGCCCAGCTGGCCTgtcacccccagcccctgctccgcTCTTTCCTGCTCAACACCAACATGGTCTTCCAGCCCAGTGTCAAGTCCCTGCTGCAG GTGTTGGGCTCCGTGAAGAATAAGATTGAGAGCTTTGCGGCCTCCCAGGAGGACTTCCCAGCACTGCTCTCCAAAGCCAAGAAGTACCTCATTGCTCGTGGCAAGTTGGACTGGGCTGAGGGCCCTGCAGCAGGACCTGCTCCTCGCCGCTCTGATTCTCTAG TGAAGAGCCGGAGGCCATCCTTGGGGGAGTTGCTCCTGCGACATGCACACAGTCCAACCCGGGCCCGGCAGGCGGCACAGTTGGTTCATCAGCCTGGGAGAGACAGCGCAGGACTTGGCCTAGGTGGGGGCTCCCCTGGGGCTTCCACTCCGGTTCTACCTCCCCGGGCCGGGGCCACTGAGCGCCAAGGTGAGGCTCTGCGAGTCAAGAATGCTGTCTACTGTGCAGTCATTTTCCCGGAGTTTCTCAAGGAGTTGGCTGCCATCTCCCAGGCCCATGCTGTCACCTCGCCTTTCTTGTTGGATACTTCAGAGGAGGGGAATGTCCCTCCTGTCTCAGGCTTCGGGCCCCTCAATCCTTAA